DNA sequence from the Uloborus diversus isolate 005 chromosome 1, Udiv.v.3.1, whole genome shotgun sequence genome:
AGATGTTGCCTCAATGTGGCTTTGTATGCAAAGTTCTTGCTGCAAATTTGACAGGTATATGGCCGTGGGTTATCATGCATTAGAAGATGTTCTTGCaaagatttgttttctttaaatgttaATGAACACTGTGGACATTTCAAAGGCTGCCCAGGTTTAGAACTTGGTTTTAAGTTTTGTTTATGTTTACCATTTCTTAGAGGCTGCTGTATTTGTTGTTTAGGAGAAGGATTAACTGTTTGATTTTGGGCATTACCACTACCACTTACTAAGCGAAAACTGTTAGAAAGTTTTACAGACTTCGCTCCTCTAGCAGACTCGTCATCAGAATCATCACTGAGAATTTCCCACACTTCCGGCGAGCCTGATCTGCCAGAAATGGAATTTGTCCTTGTAAGAGGAGTTTTTCTTGAACCTGAGGTA
Encoded proteins:
- the LOC129218498 gene encoding zinc finger protein 384-like — its product is MEDSTEEGSPVYITESCCVCDEEFSSDTELANHLVQHVNDEEYKCILDGSCKNDLGAQAFTSGSRKTPLTRTNSISGRSGSPEVWEILSDDSDDESARGAKSVKLSNSFRLVSGSGNAQNQTVNPSPKQQIQQPLRNGKHKQNLKPSSKPGQPLKCPQCSLTFKENKSLQEHLLMHDNPRPYTCQICSKNFAYKATLRQHLHQHIGDKSHECKICHKKFSIKSMLRKHEEQHEQQKIHDRMVTTQLRSRRKV